In Vibrio hippocampi, a single genomic region encodes these proteins:
- a CDS encoding sensor histidine kinase, with the protein MSNLNKWLYRGRSMVRYRLLFLTSAPILLTLLALFAITAYWSVHYTWQSALVDVTERLHSANNTLTQIQDRKAATVENIANSFSFQNKLNQAESPQEIKQWLNTQKQSAQLDFLVWHPANSQTEQSFNKQTETYFQVLAPEQTAQLDQQLTTSAQVRHQEQDYIEQRSLVSRTQVPVFTSDSELLGYLDGGFLLNNNYPLVDQLRDTVYPLQQKSQQQGSVTLFLGDLRITTNVPTSAQLTDHRATGTLVSNEVKQAVLNEGKVWADKAYVYDQWYIAGYQPLTDKQDNIIGMLYTGYLISPLIKTYITNLGEVTVIVLLLLLVSGFIVYRGARDLFRPIEHIHRVVKLIQIGKDEQRIGDLGLSDKHELTQLAKQFDNMLNQLQYRNIQIQEAAHELESKVESRTASLKEKTEQLELHIQLLNQTQDKLITSEKLAALGELTAGIAHEINNPTAVILGNVELIRLELAQDAPRVEEEIDAILTQIDRIRNITRSLLQYSRQGGVQDQITWQHVNPIVEESVTLVRTGAKKRDIQFVKKLNASVSVEVNRHHLLQVLVNLQMNGIHAMQGKGTLRLETEDWIENDKTLGAMIHVVDEGSGISESNLKRIFDPFFTTKREGTGLGLSVSQSILSETGGEIKVESTLGQGSRFTLYLPVKAEQHTIISQVG; encoded by the coding sequence ATAAATGGCTGTACCGCGGTCGCTCTATGGTTCGCTATCGCTTACTGTTTCTAACTTCTGCGCCGATACTGCTAACACTGCTCGCCTTGTTTGCGATTACGGCATACTGGTCAGTACATTACACTTGGCAAAGCGCTTTGGTTGATGTCACCGAACGACTGCATAGCGCCAATAATACGCTCACTCAGATCCAAGATCGTAAAGCAGCCACGGTTGAAAATATCGCTAACTCCTTTTCATTCCAAAATAAGCTCAATCAAGCAGAATCTCCCCAAGAGATTAAGCAATGGCTGAACACTCAGAAGCAGTCCGCTCAACTCGACTTTTTGGTCTGGCACCCTGCAAACTCGCAAACGGAGCAGTCGTTCAATAAACAAACGGAAACTTATTTTCAAGTATTAGCTCCCGAACAAACAGCCCAGCTTGATCAGCAGTTAACAACAAGTGCGCAAGTCAGACACCAAGAGCAAGACTATATAGAGCAACGTTCACTGGTCAGTCGGACACAGGTCCCTGTATTTACCTCCGATAGCGAATTATTGGGTTATCTGGATGGTGGCTTTCTGCTAAACAACAATTATCCTTTGGTCGATCAATTGCGTGACACGGTTTATCCGTTACAGCAGAAATCGCAACAGCAAGGTTCTGTAACGCTTTTCCTTGGCGATCTTCGCATTACTACGAATGTTCCGACGAGCGCCCAGTTAACCGATCATCGCGCAACGGGCACCTTAGTCTCGAATGAGGTTAAGCAGGCCGTCTTGAATGAGGGAAAAGTTTGGGCTGACAAAGCGTATGTTTATGACCAGTGGTACATTGCTGGTTATCAGCCGTTAACAGATAAGCAAGACAACATTATTGGCATGTTGTACACCGGCTATCTTATTTCACCGCTGATTAAAACCTATATCACCAATCTGGGTGAAGTGACGGTGATCGTCCTCCTGCTATTGCTGGTTTCCGGTTTTATCGTTTATCGGGGAGCAAGGGATCTCTTTCGTCCTATTGAGCATATTCATCGTGTGGTCAAATTAATACAGATTGGAAAAGATGAGCAGAGAATTGGCGACCTTGGACTGAGTGATAAGCATGAGCTGACGCAACTCGCAAAGCAGTTCGATAATATGCTTAATCAACTGCAATATCGAAACATACAGATCCAAGAGGCCGCCCATGAACTTGAGAGTAAAGTCGAAAGCCGGACGGCGAGCCTCAAAGAAAAAACCGAACAGCTAGAGCTGCATATTCAGCTATTAAATCAGACGCAAGATAAACTGATCACCAGTGAAAAACTGGCCGCATTAGGGGAGCTTACCGCAGGCATTGCCCATGAAATTAATAACCCAACCGCGGTGATTCTTGGCAACGTTGAACTGATTCGCCTTGAATTAGCTCAAGATGCACCGCGAGTAGAAGAAGAGATTGACGCGATACTGACCCAGATTGACCGTATACGCAATATTACCCGCAGCCTGCTGCAATACAGTCGTCAAGGCGGCGTACAAGACCAGATCACTTGGCAGCACGTTAATCCGATTGTTGAAGAGAGCGTTACCTTAGTGCGAACCGGCGCGAAAAAGCGGGATATTCAGTTTGTTAAGAAGCTTAATGCTTCGGTTTCCGTCGAGGTAAATCGCCATCACTTATTGCAAGTACTCGTGAACCTACAGATGAATGGCATCCATGCGATGCAAGGTAAGGGGACATTGCGATTAGAAACGGAAGATTGGATAGAAAATGATAAAACTTTGGGCGCTATGATCCACGTTGTCGATGAAGGAAGCGGGATTAGTGAAAGTAACCTTAAACGTATTTTTGACCCGTTTTTTACCACGAAGAGAGAGGGAACAGGCTTAGGCTTATCCGTCTCACAGAGTATTTTGAGTGAAACGGGTGGCGAGATTAAAGTCGAGTCTACACTGGGACAAGGCAGTCGCTTTACGCTGTATTTGCCTGTAAAAGCGGAGCAGCATACGATTATTTCTCAGGTTGGTTAG
- a CDS encoding mechanosensitive ion channel family protein, with protein MLRYCLTVLLFVLSVTSAYATEEPVSMENITQIASLIRWSGVFFSVFIIAGCWLLIKFMNSMVESIGGQFVQYRMLLQKLQSFLQFFVYLTAGIVVFMLSFRINDHILALIGGTLAVSVGFAMKDLAASFIAGLTVMIDRPFQVGDRVTFEGHYGDILTIGLRSVRMRTLTDDIITIPNNKFLSEVTVSGNYGELDMQVVIPFYIGMNEDIVLARNLIQEAASSSRYVHLPKPVTVLVKQTISDSYLAIQLTCKAYVVDTAYEKLFETDITLRVMSEFQKHSIKPPQITVKTQV; from the coding sequence ATGCTGCGTTATTGTTTGACAGTGCTGCTGTTCGTTTTGAGTGTGACCTCCGCTTACGCAACGGAAGAACCGGTGTCGATGGAGAATATTACCCAAATCGCCTCTTTGATCCGCTGGTCAGGGGTGTTTTTTAGTGTCTTTATTATTGCTGGTTGTTGGTTACTGATTAAGTTTATGAACTCCATGGTAGAGAGTATTGGTGGGCAGTTTGTTCAATACCGAATGTTATTGCAGAAGCTACAATCCTTTTTGCAGTTCTTTGTCTATTTAACCGCGGGGATCGTGGTGTTTATGCTGAGTTTTCGCATTAACGACCATATACTCGCGCTGATAGGCGGGACGCTTGCGGTATCAGTAGGTTTTGCTATGAAAGACCTCGCCGCTTCGTTTATTGCAGGCTTAACGGTGATGATCGACAGACCGTTTCAAGTGGGTGACAGGGTCACTTTTGAGGGGCATTATGGCGATATTTTGACGATAGGGTTACGTTCGGTGCGTATGCGTACTTTAACTGACGACATTATCACGATCCCCAACAACAAGTTCCTCAGTGAAGTCACGGTCAGCGGCAACTACGGCGAACTGGATATGCAGGTGGTCATTCCCTTTTATATCGGTATGAACGAAGACATCGTGTTAGCGCGTAACCTTATTCAAGAGGCCGCCTCTTCTAGCCGTTATGTGCATCTTCCTAAGCCGGTCACGGTATTGGTCAAGCAGACTATTAGTGATAGCTATTTAGCGATTCAACTGACGTGTAAGGCTTATGTGGTGGATACCGCGTATGAGAAACTGTTTGAAACCGACATCACGTTGCGGGTCATGAGTGAATTTCAAAAGCATAGTATTAAGCCACCGCAAATTACGGTAAAGACGCAGGTTTAA
- a CDS encoding AAA family ATPase, with protein sequence MITLYRLCLLTMLLLFTGISHANWRLQVDDIPQISQPATELQQKVTALPEPLFMSQNDHTQVRRLLSQVLRLQDQDIDSFQQSLAQFRQQLNDETWQQVESHYLTLNSLSHSKQTLLALADDSVREQLTGFGPTGVIQFKQELKLTQYNIEYFIFYQIRSFKLLFDELLISPIPVVWVGIKVFVIYLLLMWWLANSGRMLKRLKQNVSQSTTRPPFWVHLILLFGKAQKSIAWLIAITLSLRVLSQIEALVHLRYLETLTWWILGGSIAISLTLELVHRYSLSTGEELVKLRLSTLRRYVWSAIAAGLVLQIAAETVGKGTIYYWIVSFFWFWFILITLSVILMWKKRVFHTLERIPEKPLLVVWAVDKQNRWLIGLIATIIGATWLSFYQLKNRLISLLSRYGIFNQVLAYLFKIEVEKQTSSESDNQLVRVKGSDTFNYVLPGDDNSPLVNFGESEMTKLAKYLLTDSPTICVVSGERGIGATRLLVQMLDRVKNAEPIYINCPIAGYDELLIDLALSLGLEQDTSEIKILNHLRKSDTSYLIAIDNCQRLVKPKVGGLADLIKFTNLLRRSKKNHRAVFSIEKASWRFVDRARGERLLFDLVCFLPRWNEAELTQLLDSRINQDDQFPIHFDGLVVPKQWDNDSESEEERAKQGFYRILWHYADGNPTVALRFFRYSLKRDKQTDKVYVRLFHTPDSEELEKMPKPMLAIIRSIVQLGSASPEELSDSTQLTISEVIGTLRYFESRGYIEWTEDKARVSDHWFRSITNVLDRQHLLVK encoded by the coding sequence ATGATTACTCTGTATAGGCTCTGTTTACTCACCATGCTGTTGCTGTTCACTGGCATTAGCCACGCCAACTGGCGGTTGCAGGTGGATGACATCCCGCAAATTTCTCAGCCGGCAACGGAGTTGCAGCAAAAAGTTACCGCGCTTCCTGAACCGCTGTTTATGAGTCAAAACGATCATACGCAGGTGAGACGCTTGTTATCACAAGTGTTGCGTCTGCAAGATCAGGACATCGACAGCTTTCAGCAATCTTTGGCGCAGTTTCGGCAACAACTCAATGATGAAACGTGGCAACAGGTTGAGAGTCATTACTTAACGTTAAATAGTCTCAGCCACAGCAAACAGACACTGCTCGCCCTTGCAGACGACTCCGTAAGAGAGCAGTTGACGGGTTTTGGTCCGACGGGAGTTATTCAGTTTAAGCAGGAGTTAAAACTCACTCAGTACAATATTGAGTATTTTATTTTCTATCAAATCCGCAGCTTTAAGCTGCTTTTTGATGAGTTATTGATCTCGCCCATTCCCGTGGTTTGGGTTGGCATCAAGGTATTTGTCATTTATCTACTACTGATGTGGTGGCTTGCAAACAGCGGCAGAATGCTTAAGCGGCTAAAGCAAAACGTCAGCCAGTCAACCACACGTCCACCCTTTTGGGTTCACCTTATTCTGTTATTTGGTAAGGCTCAGAAATCTATTGCTTGGTTAATCGCCATTACGCTTTCGCTGCGTGTATTAAGCCAGATTGAAGCCTTAGTGCATCTTCGATATTTAGAGACGTTAACTTGGTGGATACTTGGCGGCTCCATCGCTATATCGTTAACGTTGGAATTGGTTCATCGCTACAGCCTGTCGACGGGTGAAGAGTTAGTTAAGCTTCGACTGTCAACCCTACGTCGATATGTTTGGAGTGCCATTGCTGCCGGTTTGGTGTTACAGATTGCCGCTGAAACGGTTGGTAAGGGGACGATTTACTACTGGATTGTGAGCTTTTTCTGGTTCTGGTTTATCCTCATCACGCTCAGCGTGATTTTAATGTGGAAAAAGCGCGTATTTCATACCCTTGAGCGGATACCAGAAAAACCACTATTGGTAGTTTGGGCGGTTGACAAGCAGAATCGCTGGCTGATAGGGCTTATTGCCACCATTATTGGCGCGACTTGGCTCTCTTTCTATCAACTGAAAAATCGTTTAATCAGTCTGCTGTCTCGCTATGGGATTTTTAATCAGGTACTTGCCTACCTTTTTAAGATAGAAGTGGAAAAACAGACCAGTAGCGAAAGCGATAACCAACTTGTGCGGGTAAAAGGGAGCGACACGTTTAACTATGTGTTGCCCGGAGATGATAACAGTCCATTGGTCAACTTCGGTGAGAGTGAAATGACTAAGCTAGCCAAATATCTGCTGACCGATAGCCCGACGATATGTGTAGTATCCGGTGAACGTGGTATCGGGGCGACCCGCTTACTGGTTCAGATGTTGGATCGGGTAAAAAACGCCGAACCGATTTATATCAACTGCCCTATTGCCGGTTATGACGAGCTACTGATTGATTTAGCGCTCAGCTTAGGACTGGAGCAAGACACCAGCGAAATTAAAATCCTTAACCATCTACGAAAAAGTGACACCAGCTACCTTATCGCGATTGATAACTGCCAACGTTTAGTCAAACCAAAGGTGGGAGGTTTAGCGGATCTGATTAAATTCACCAATCTACTGCGCCGCTCAAAGAAAAATCATCGAGCGGTGTTTTCGATAGAAAAAGCGAGTTGGCGCTTTGTCGACCGCGCCCGTGGTGAACGATTGTTGTTTGATTTGGTCTGTTTCTTACCGAGATGGAATGAAGCTGAATTGACCCAATTACTCGATAGTCGTATCAATCAAGATGACCAGTTCCCGATTCATTTTGATGGTTTGGTGGTACCAAAGCAGTGGGATAACGATAGCGAAAGCGAAGAAGAACGAGCAAAACAAGGCTTCTATCGTATTCTTTGGCACTATGCCGATGGCAACCCGACGGTTGCATTACGCTTTTTTCGCTACTCTCTAAAACGGGATAAACAGACTGATAAAGTCTATGTTCGCTTATTCCATACCCCAGATTCTGAAGAACTCGAAAAAATGCCCAAACCTATGCTGGCGATTATCCGTTCTATCGTGCAACTCGGCTCCGCGTCGCCCGAGGAGCTTTCTGACAGTACTCAACTGACCATTTCAGAAGTAATCGGCACCTTGAGATATTTTGAAAGCCGAGGTTATATCGAATGGACTGAGGACAAAGCGAGAGTGTCCGATCACTGGTTCCGTTCCATTACCAATGTTCTTGACCGACAACATCTACTGGTGAAATAG